The sequence below is a genomic window from Chaetodon trifascialis isolate fChaTrf1 chromosome 18, fChaTrf1.hap1, whole genome shotgun sequence.
cagCGGACTAGACAGGACAGGACTAGAGTTGTCCTATCTAGTCcgaagcttacaatgacctggatgaatgagaatattcacaggtatatacatacacatttCAATATGTCACTGTGAATGTCACGTCCTACTTACTTGACCTGCTTGTTGACAATGATGCCGAGAGCGTGTTGGGTTACATTGTAAACACGTCCTGTCTTGCCGTGGTAGCACTTGTGAGGCATTCCCTTCTGAATGGTACCTGtgccctgaaaagaaaacacatgaaaccaTGTGACAACATATTATACAACAACTACTTAAGGCACCTTTATGGTATTAGATACCACAGCATGGAGCAAATAACATTTTCCTCCATTGCGTCAAATCTGACATGACAAAATAGCCCCACTTCACGTAAGTTAACTTACCAATCACCCAAACAAGGATAGTAGTTAACAAGTGCTGCATCTTACCTTGATGTCAACAATGTCACCCTTCTTGTAGATGCGCATGTATGTGGACAGGGGGATTGGGCCTGTGATGAAAAACAGTCGATTAATAAAGTTATTTTGCACAGCTTTAACAGTgatcaaacacatacataccACTAACAAGGGAGTCAAGCTTTAAGTGTGACCTTATACCAAAAGCTACCATTTAAATTTGTACTCACCATGCTTGCGGAATGGCCTGCTGAACATATACCTGGTCCCCCTCCTCTTGCCTCTGGTGTTCGTCATGATGCCTGATTACTGAGAGAAAATGCACTTGAGTTAGTCATGATGGAGCCTAAACATTTTCTTCCAGTGTAAAGCTAATTCATATGTTTAGAGGATGAAAATGATATTCAAATAAAGGAGTCTGTTTTCATCTCAATGCACCACAACATGCTCAGACTCAGAAACTGTCATTTTCTGAAATCACAGGTTAACTGCAATACGGTGGTGTTACAACAAGAAAGGTCTATATAAAGAAACACTATGATTGATCATATGGCTTCCGTGACGACCCATAAACGCCTATAGACGTAGCTCACGCACAAGCTAAAAGTAAGCAGGTAAGTGTCCAATAATCTGATCCAGGTGTATGACAACTAAACCTGCAAATACATCCCTAACGCATgaacataagaaaaacaaggCAGTGTATGACGATGCGACTGTACATGAGGAAATGTGCTAATATTTAGGCTAGCAAGACATACAACAAATACCACTACATTTGGCAATGCTGTGTCTGGAATTTTACAGTCCTGTTAAATAATAGGGATATCCACAACATATGCCGTGCTACGTTGTATCATAACGAAGGCAACAGGCTGTTAAGAAGAAAATACTGTTTCTACAAAGCGTTGAGCTGCCGCTTACTTGGGCCCACATGGAGGGCCACGCTGCTGCCGTTTCTCACATACAACGGAAAATATTGCTCTGTGAAACCTTTTTCCAGCCTGTATCAATCCACTGACACATGGGGGGTATATGTGGAGCGTACATGAGTGCAATTGTGTACGAATGATCCGATAATACagtaaaaaatgacatttgaagaGGAGAGGATCTTACCCCCGGTCTCAACAAGATGGCGGGTACGGCTGAAAGAGAGATCGTAGGCCCCAAAACTCCGCCTTGTGAAATACAATTGAGGCAGACCTCAATATTGCCTGAACCAAATAAATGTGACGTTACAGGAGTGACAAGTGGTCGGCAGACCCAGAGTCAGCTCGTGCAAGAATTACAACACAAGCATGACGCCAACTCCTTTGCGTGAACTGGTTCCAGATCTGTTGTGATCGAGAACGTTTATGCGATGTGTTTACTGTTTTATCTAAGTCTCTTAAATCCACAAGAAAGGGAAATACATGAATGCGGCAGAGAAATATAAGtcttctatttttttaataggagacatgtgtttttttcttttaatcactGAAACAATTTTATACTGCACCGCAAATATTACATATATGGACGCTTTCTGACAATACGCATGCGCTTATTTTGAGCTAGCTAACCTTTAATGTTGTGAGATATGGATAGTTACTTTATCTAAGATTTTGACATTAATTAATTTCGTTTCGACAAATAAGCCATTTTCATAGGGCTGGGAGGGTCCGCATGTGTGACACTGACAGCCAAAAACGAGACGAGACATCTTTATCGGCCGTTTTTCAGCGAAGACGGAAGCGACTAGCACTACATGCTCTCGTTTTCTCGAGCTATTGGACTTTCCGTCGCGAGCTCAGCAGAATCGCCTGCCTGTTCTCACGAGGGGAGCCAGCCTAGTCTTGTCAGCGCGCGGCTGTGTGGTGGAAGATGGCGCTAGCCGAATGGAAATCCTAATGACAGTCTCCAAATTTGCCTCTTTTTGTACCATGGTGAGTGCACGACAGTCTCATACTGGTATTACCTGAGATATTGTGTGATAAGGTAACCGTGGCTGCGCTGCACTTGGATTTTAAACCGTGGAATTGCATATAAAAGCAGTTAATTCTGATGTCTGTGCTAGCCAAGCAGTTTCCCGTCCATAGCAAAGCAAGCAGCCACCCACTGCCTTCTCCGTTCTGATCTTTTTGCTAACGGCTGTAGATAGACACTCTTTATTGGTGACTTATTTCAGTTAATAGCTTGCATACTTATTGGTTAACATTTATCACAGCTTCTTTGAGCACAGTG
It includes:
- the rpl21 gene encoding large ribosomal subunit protein eL21, whose product is MTNTRGKRRGTRYMFSRPFRKHGPIPLSTYMRIYKKGDIVDIKGTGTIQKGMPHKCYHGKTGRVYNVTQHALGIIVNKQVKGKILAKRINVRIEHVKHSKSRDSFLQRVKENEAKKAEAKQKGTWVELKRQPAPPRDAHFVSTKKNVPQLLEPIPYEFMA